One Amorphoplanes digitatis genomic window carries:
- a CDS encoding PAS domain-containing protein, producing the protein MKATHVPPTGVERKLGEDELIVTKTDPRGLLTYTNDVFLRISALREDEAIGQPHNIIRHPEMPRAVFKLLWETIGDRREVFAYVQNLALDGAHYWVLAHVTPSVDEHGRLVGYHSSRRRPDDAAVAEISRIYADLRAEELRHAASPAGLDASWAMLQRLLDDRGQTYDAFVWSLTNGALR; encoded by the coding sequence ATGAAGGCCACCCATGTGCCGCCGACCGGCGTAGAACGCAAACTCGGCGAGGACGAGCTGATCGTCACCAAGACCGATCCCCGGGGCCTGCTTACCTACACCAACGACGTCTTCCTGCGGATCTCGGCGCTGCGCGAGGACGAGGCGATCGGGCAGCCGCACAACATCATCCGCCACCCCGAGATGCCCCGCGCGGTCTTCAAGCTGCTCTGGGAGACCATCGGCGATCGGCGCGAGGTCTTCGCGTACGTGCAGAACCTCGCCCTCGACGGCGCGCACTACTGGGTGCTTGCGCACGTCACGCCCTCGGTGGACGAGCACGGCCGGCTGGTCGGCTACCACTCCAGCCGGCGCCGCCCCGACGACGCCGCGGTCGCCGAGATCAGCCGGATCTACGCCGACCTGCGGGCCGAGGAGCTGCGCCACGCCGCCTCGCCCGCCGGCCTCGACGCGTCCTGGGCGATGCTGCAACGGCTGCTCGACGACCGGGGGCAGACCTACGACGCGTTCGTCTGGTCGCTGACGAACGGGGCCCTGCGGTGA
- a CDS encoding Hsp70 family protein, giving the protein MSIEAGRHSLGIDFGTSNTVAVARWPDGRARPILVDGSPLLPSAVYAEPSGSLAVGRDAVHSARRDPARFEPNPKRRIDDGLVLLGDQELPVVDLIAAVLVRVADEWHRAVGPVRPETTLTCPATWGATRRGLLAEAAAIAGLERVRLVAEPVAAATYFAEVLGRDVPIGSVVVVHDFGAGTFDASVVARTAEGFEVLAVDGRDDIGGLDVDAAIVEHIGKLVAERDAAVWQRLSEPETLEDRRAKQQLWEDVRIAKERLSRIQSADVVVPLIDLELHVTREELEELARPLLEQTVRVTKDVLNWADLPDGRLAGVFLVGGASRIPLVATLLHRELGEAPVAIEQPELVVAEGSILADAALLATEPAAPGPTAEMRLVSRDNPVVPSPRAAVDDMDTVPSAKPSPGLPPPAVDPWPDAQQHWVPDPDQTVASEPSWDVHALQNTPTGAAAVSAPAATRPLPAPAATRPLPAAPAPGTTKRAKRAAARPAPPTAAARPVSPSAVSSRPVSPPARPGAAVRPAPAARKAAPRRRRSGGALRFFQVFLSVVFLVTVPLVALVAAYSVSAGVPIDAAVDRLLEEFARLRG; this is encoded by the coding sequence ATGTCCATCGAAGCGGGTCGGCACTCCCTCGGCATCGACTTCGGCACCTCGAACACCGTCGCGGTGGCCCGCTGGCCCGACGGGCGGGCGCGGCCGATCCTCGTCGACGGCTCACCGCTGCTGCCGTCGGCCGTGTACGCCGAGCCGAGCGGCAGCCTCGCCGTGGGCCGCGACGCGGTGCACAGCGCCCGGCGCGACCCGGCCCGTTTCGAGCCGAACCCGAAGCGCCGCATAGACGACGGCCTCGTGCTGCTCGGCGACCAGGAGCTGCCGGTCGTCGACCTGATCGCGGCCGTGCTGGTCCGGGTGGCCGACGAGTGGCACCGCGCGGTCGGCCCGGTGCGCCCCGAGACGACCCTGACCTGCCCGGCGACCTGGGGAGCGACCCGCCGGGGCCTGCTCGCCGAGGCCGCCGCCATCGCGGGCCTCGAGCGGGTCCGGCTGGTGGCCGAGCCGGTCGCCGCGGCCACCTACTTCGCCGAGGTGCTCGGCCGCGACGTGCCGATCGGGTCCGTCGTCGTGGTGCACGACTTCGGCGCCGGCACCTTCGACGCGAGCGTGGTGGCGCGCACCGCGGAGGGCTTCGAGGTGCTCGCCGTCGACGGCCGCGACGACATCGGCGGCCTTGACGTGGACGCGGCGATCGTCGAGCACATCGGCAAGCTGGTCGCCGAGCGGGACGCGGCCGTCTGGCAGCGCCTGTCCGAGCCGGAGACGCTGGAGGACCGGCGCGCCAAGCAGCAGCTCTGGGAGGACGTGCGGATCGCCAAGGAGCGGCTGTCGCGCATCCAGTCCGCCGACGTGGTGGTGCCGCTGATCGATCTCGAGCTGCACGTCACCCGCGAGGAGCTCGAGGAGCTGGCCCGGCCGCTGCTCGAACAGACCGTTCGGGTGACCAAGGACGTGCTGAACTGGGCCGACCTGCCGGACGGGCGCCTGGCCGGGGTCTTCCTGGTCGGCGGCGCGAGCCGGATCCCGCTGGTGGCGACGCTGCTGCACCGGGAGCTGGGCGAGGCGCCGGTCGCCATCGAGCAGCCCGAGCTGGTGGTCGCGGAGGGCAGCATCCTGGCGGACGCCGCGCTGCTGGCCACGGAGCCGGCCGCGCCCGGCCCGACGGCCGAGATGCGCCTGGTCTCCCGCGACAACCCGGTCGTGCCGTCGCCGCGGGCCGCGGTCGACGACATGGACACGGTGCCCTCGGCGAAGCCCTCGCCGGGCCTGCCGCCGCCGGCCGTCGACCCGTGGCCGGACGCGCAGCAGCACTGGGTGCCGGACCCGGACCAGACGGTCGCCTCCGAGCCGTCCTGGGACGTGCACGCCCTCCAGAACACCCCGACCGGCGCCGCCGCGGTCTCGGCGCCCGCCGCCACCCGGCCCCTGCCCGCGCCCGCGGCGACCCGGCCCCTGCCGGCGGCCCCGGCACCGGGTACGACGAAGCGCGCCAAGCGGGCCGCCGCCCGGCCGGCGCCACCCACCGCCGCCGCGCGGCCCGTCTCGCCCTCCGCGGTCTCCTCGCGGCCGGTCTCGCCGCCGGCCCGGCCCGGCGCGGCCGTTCGTCCCGCGCCCGCCGCCCGCAAGGCGGCGCCGCGCCGCCGGCGATCCGGCGGGGCGCTGCGCTTCTTCCAGGTCTTCCTGAGCGTCGTATTCCTGGTCACGGTGCCGCTGGTCGCGCTGGTGGCGGCGTACAGCGTCAGCGCCGGGGTGCCCATCGACGCGGCGGTGGACCGCCTGCTGGAGGAGTTCGCCCGACTTAGAGGGTGA
- a CDS encoding DUF6232 family protein — MTTYYRGPDVLVTSTGVRMGGRDYRLGDLAQVWHRRGRRAWGNVAGRGALVLAIITPVVIGAIGVLIALVIDASTTTTIVLAGGGVLIGLAALPLADVLLEFVDRSYDRGSHRLEIWARVDGADVLLLATTDKRRFGQIYRALQRAVDDDPTPSRAPEAR, encoded by the coding sequence ATGACCACCTACTACCGTGGCCCGGACGTTCTGGTCACCTCGACCGGAGTCCGGATGGGCGGGCGCGACTACCGGCTGGGTGACCTGGCGCAGGTCTGGCACCGGCGCGGCCGCCGGGCGTGGGGCAATGTCGCGGGTCGTGGCGCCCTTGTCCTCGCGATCATCACACCGGTCGTCATCGGCGCCATCGGCGTCCTCATCGCCCTGGTCATCGACGCGTCGACCACGACGACGATCGTGCTGGCCGGGGGCGGCGTGCTCATCGGCCTGGCCGCCCTGCCCCTGGCCGACGTGCTCCTCGAGTTCGTCGACCGCTCCTACGACCGGGGCAGCCACCGCCTGGAGATCTGGGCCCGGGTCGACGGCGCGGACGTCCTGCTGCTCGCGACGACCGACAAGCGGCGTTTCGGCCAGATCTACCGGGCCCTGCAACGGGCCGTCGACGACGACCCCACGCCGAGCCGGGCACCGGAGGCGCGATGA
- a CDS encoding enoyl-CoA hydratase/isomerase family protein, translated as MGEFVRLETSGGIGTIRLERPPMNALNTQVQEELREAARAATADAEVRAVIVYGGEKVFAAGADITEFTTTTFQEMTVRATALSGAFDEVARIPKPVVAAITGYALGGGCELALACDWRVVADDAKLGQPEIRLGIIPGAGGTQRLARLIGPAKAKDLIFSGRMVDAEEALRIGLADRVVPAADVYASAAELVKPYLNGPALALRAAKLAIDGGLNTDLASGLAWESQLFAGLFATDDRVEGTTAFVEKRKPKFTGR; from the coding sequence GTGGGTGAGTTCGTGCGACTGGAGACGAGCGGCGGCATCGGCACGATCCGGCTCGAGCGGCCACCGATGAACGCGCTGAACACCCAGGTACAGGAGGAGCTCCGGGAGGCCGCGCGGGCCGCGACCGCCGACGCCGAGGTCCGGGCCGTGATCGTGTACGGCGGGGAGAAGGTCTTCGCCGCGGGCGCCGACATCACCGAGTTCACCACGACCACGTTCCAGGAGATGACCGTCCGCGCGACGGCGCTCTCCGGCGCGTTCGACGAGGTCGCCAGGATCCCGAAGCCGGTCGTCGCCGCGATCACCGGCTACGCGCTCGGCGGCGGCTGCGAGCTCGCCCTGGCCTGCGACTGGCGGGTCGTCGCGGACGACGCCAAGCTCGGCCAGCCGGAGATCCGGCTGGGCATCATCCCGGGCGCCGGCGGCACCCAGCGGCTGGCCCGGCTGATCGGACCGGCGAAGGCCAAGGACCTGATCTTCTCCGGCCGCATGGTCGACGCCGAGGAGGCACTGCGGATCGGGCTCGCCGACCGCGTCGTGCCGGCCGCCGACGTGTACGCGAGCGCGGCCGAGCTGGTCAAGCCGTACCTGAACGGTCCGGCCCTGGCCCTGCGCGCCGCGAAGCTGGCGATCGACGGCGGCCTGAACACCGACCTCGCCTCCGGGCTCGCGTGGGAGAGCCAGCTGTTCGCCGGCCTCTTCGCCACCGACGACCGGGTCGAGGGCACCACGGCTTTCGTCGAGAAGCGCAAGCCGAAGTTCACCGGGCGCTGA
- a CDS encoding DoxX family protein codes for MNDGRSGAPALAWLLATTGVLHFAAPRPFDAIVPRSLPGGPRTWTYLSGAAELAVAAAIANPGTRRLGGLAAAGLFAAVFPANIKMAVDWRHASPARRAIAYARLPLQVPLVLWGLRVARR; via the coding sequence ATGAACGACGGACGCTCCGGCGCGCCGGCGCTGGCCTGGCTGCTCGCCACCACCGGCGTGCTGCATTTCGCCGCGCCCCGGCCCTTCGACGCCATCGTGCCCCGCTCGCTGCCCGGCGGCCCGCGGACCTGGACCTACCTCAGCGGCGCCGCCGAGCTGGCCGTCGCCGCCGCGATCGCCAACCCCGGCACCCGGCGCCTCGGCGGCCTCGCCGCCGCCGGCCTCTTCGCCGCGGTGTTCCCCGCCAACATCAAGATGGCGGTCGACTGGCGGCACGCGTCACCCGCGCGCCGGGCCATCGCGTACGCCCGGCTGCCGCTACAGGTGCCGCTGGTCCTCTGGGGACTGCGCGTCGCCCGTCGGTGA
- a CDS encoding ribokinase — translation MAVSPPRVVVAGSANMDLVGLAARLPLPGETVLGDEFVMTPGGKGANQAIAAVRAGAVCVMLGAIGSDAFGVTIKARLNASGVDTANLRTSYGASGVAVIMVDRAGENSIIVSPGANSSFAGLSAAETSAIAESDVLVCQLEIPVETVLAAAQAARAGGTRVILNAAPARELPPELLAAVDLLVVNEGEARAITGSPEPDVAGLLALVPRVVLTLGGAGSWYADRDGADERIPACAVEVADTTAAGDAFTGALAVAWGEGRDLVDAVRWANAAGAACVRKVGASNALPTRAEIDELYARSN, via the coding sequence ATGGCCGTCTCACCGCCCCGGGTCGTGGTCGCCGGCAGCGCCAACATGGACCTTGTCGGACTCGCCGCCCGCCTGCCGCTGCCCGGCGAGACCGTGCTGGGCGACGAATTCGTGATGACGCCCGGCGGCAAGGGCGCCAACCAGGCCATCGCCGCGGTCCGTGCCGGCGCGGTCTGCGTGATGCTGGGCGCGATCGGCTCGGACGCGTTCGGCGTGACGATCAAGGCCCGGCTGAACGCGTCCGGCGTGGACACCGCGAACCTGCGCACCAGCTACGGCGCGTCCGGCGTCGCGGTGATCATGGTGGACCGCGCGGGTGAGAACTCGATCATCGTGAGCCCGGGTGCGAACAGCTCGTTCGCGGGCCTGAGCGCGGCCGAGACCTCCGCCATCGCGGAGAGCGACGTGCTGGTCTGCCAGCTGGAGATTCCCGTGGAGACGGTGCTGGCCGCCGCGCAGGCGGCGCGGGCGGGCGGCACCCGGGTGATCCTGAACGCCGCGCCCGCCCGCGAGTTGCCGCCGGAGCTGCTCGCGGCGGTGGACCTGCTGGTCGTCAACGAGGGCGAGGCGCGGGCGATCACCGGTTCGCCCGAGCCGGACGTCGCGGGGCTGCTGGCGCTCGTGCCGCGGGTGGTGCTGACCCTCGGCGGCGCCGGCTCCTGGTACGCCGACCGCGACGGCGCCGACGAGCGGATACCGGCCTGCGCGGTCGAGGTGGCGGACACGACCGCGGCCGGCGACGCGTTCACCGGAGCGCTCGCGGTGGCCTGGGGCGAGGGCCGTGACCTGGTGGACGCGGTCCGCTGGGCGAACGCGGCGGGCGCCGCCTGCGTCCGCAAGGTCGGCGCCAGCAACGCACTGCCGACCCGTGCCGAGATCGACGAGCTCTACGCCCGGAGCAATTAG
- a CDS encoding ABC transporter ATP-binding protein, with product MLDAATPTPPDDDTVISFDRVSVIRGGSFLLRGLSWQVELDERWVVLGPNGAGKTTLLNLASGRLHPSRGNAWVLGERLGRTDINELRTRIGLSTGQFADRVPPTERVLDVVVTAAWSVVGRWRESYDPQDEARARALLHQMGMGTLIDREFGILSEGERKRTQIARALMTDPELMLLDEPAAGLDLGGREDLIGRLTELAEDPDAPALVLVTHHVEEIPPGFTHAMLLREGTVVAAGLLGETLTADNLSKTFGLPLVVQRNGDRYMARAA from the coding sequence GTGCTCGATGCGGCGACTCCCACACCACCCGACGACGACACCGTCATCTCCTTCGACCGGGTGAGCGTGATCCGCGGCGGCAGCTTCCTGCTGCGCGGGCTCAGCTGGCAGGTCGAGCTGGACGAGCGATGGGTGGTGCTGGGGCCGAACGGCGCCGGCAAGACGACGCTGCTGAACCTCGCGTCGGGCCGGCTGCACCCGTCCCGCGGCAACGCCTGGGTGCTGGGCGAGCGGCTGGGGCGCACCGACATCAACGAGCTGCGTACCCGGATCGGGCTCAGCACCGGGCAGTTCGCCGACCGGGTGCCGCCGACCGAGCGGGTCCTCGACGTCGTGGTCACGGCGGCCTGGTCGGTCGTCGGCCGCTGGCGGGAGAGCTATGACCCGCAGGACGAGGCGCGGGCCCGGGCGCTGCTGCACCAGATGGGGATGGGCACGCTGATCGACCGCGAGTTCGGCATCCTCTCCGAGGGGGAGCGCAAGCGCACCCAGATCGCCCGCGCGCTGATGACCGACCCCGAGCTGATGCTGCTGGACGAGCCCGCCGCTGGGCTGGACCTGGGCGGCCGCGAGGACCTGATCGGGCGCCTCACCGAGCTGGCCGAGGACCCGGACGCCCCGGCCCTGGTGCTGGTCACCCACCACGTCGAGGAGATCCCGCCGGGCTTCACCCACGCGATGCTGCTGCGCGAGGGCACGGTCGTCGCGGCGGGCCTGCTGGGCGAGACGCTGACGGCCGATAATCTGTCCAAGACGTTCGGGCTGCCGCTGGTGGTCCAGCGCAACGGCGACCGTTACATGGCGCGGGCGGCCTGA
- a CDS encoding methyl-accepting chemotaxis protein, protein MNADTLRLITEVCERAAAGDFEARVPPLEESAEAQAARTALNRLLDNTDTFVREAGASLTAAAEGRFHRRFLTRGMRGAFREAAARISESIEQMSRSSDRLDEAGRSRAALADELENAVLTVSEQVATAATEMGASANGLADFARDAVTEAERGVETVSSLRSASDQIRTAVDLINSVASQTRLLALNATIEAARAGEAGRGFSVVADEVKNLANETSSSSEEILGQVNTVQQAAADSIGVLETVTASLREMSGLVNGIATAVDGGQDSGTAGLSQLAEVLRSEVHRFVTMARQS, encoded by the coding sequence GTGAACGCCGACACCCTGCGCCTGATCACCGAGGTCTGCGAGCGGGCCGCGGCGGGCGACTTCGAGGCCCGGGTGCCGCCGCTCGAGGAGTCCGCCGAGGCGCAGGCCGCCCGGACGGCGCTCAACCGCCTGCTCGACAACACGGACACCTTCGTCCGCGAGGCCGGTGCGTCGCTGACCGCGGCGGCCGAGGGCCGTTTCCACCGGCGCTTCCTCACCCGCGGCATGCGGGGCGCGTTCCGCGAGGCGGCCGCGCGGATCTCCGAGTCCATCGAGCAGATGAGCCGGTCCTCGGACCGGCTCGACGAGGCCGGCCGTTCCCGGGCGGCGCTCGCCGATGAGCTCGAGAACGCCGTGCTCACCGTCTCCGAGCAGGTGGCGACCGCCGCGACGGAGATGGGCGCCTCGGCGAACGGCCTTGCGGACTTCGCCCGCGACGCGGTCACCGAGGCCGAGCGGGGCGTCGAGACCGTCAGCTCGCTGCGCAGCGCCTCCGACCAGATTCGGACGGCCGTCGATCTGATCAACTCGGTCGCGTCGCAGACCCGGCTGCTGGCCCTGAACGCGACGATCGAGGCGGCCCGCGCGGGCGAGGCGGGCCGCGGCTTCAGCGTGGTGGCCGACGAGGTCAAGAACCTGGCCAACGAGACAAGCAGCTCCAGCGAGGAGATCCTCGGCCAGGTCAACACCGTCCAGCAGGCGGCGGCGGACTCGATCGGCGTGCTGGAGACGGTGACCGCCAGCCTGCGGGAGATGAGCGGCCTGGTGAACGGCATCGCGACCGCCGTCGACGGCGGGCAGGATTCCGGCACGGCCGGGCTGAGCCAGCTGGCCGAGGTGCTCCGCAGCGAGGTGCACCGCTTCGTGACGATGGCCCGGCAGAGCTGA